Proteins encoded by one window of Salirhabdus salicampi:
- a CDS encoding DNA translocase FtsK, whose product MAKKRSKRKRSLKKGVKFELLGLLFLSLALFSSGLHIIGSGFIPMVLTNILRALFGFWYIIPSLCLFALGFYLMIKRQWPKFFTHKLIGFYIIFTSILLFTHVEVYDPLMNKAVDPSILKATFNHFQGYLAGDVAYSFLGGGLSGASLFAFTYYLFSPAGAKILSVFGVLVGLLFLTDISFGDLLKSIFKKLERQYEEIKAKVQQYILERKTKKLLTENEASEVDEEPEVTTLTLDNGEDDVIEPEPIIQDFTDVAYQTPEQKNESSKNETTMQDIGEETTDDKEINSGLPLTEIENEDYQLPSLDLLTEPAYNSQQQEKSQIQATVRKLERTFESFGVKAKVSKVHVGPSVTKYEVHPSAGVKVSKIVNLHDDLALALAAKDLRIEAPIPGKSAIGIEVPNQDIATVSLREVLESGYVKKDSKLLFGLGRNISGDAVTSELNKMPHLLIAGATGSGKSVCVNGIITSILMRAKPHEVKMMMIDPKKVELNVYNGIPHLLAPVVTNPKKAARALKKVVSEMERRYDLFSDTGTRNIEGYNEYIKRHNKQTGDTQPLLPYVVVLIDELADLMMVASGDVEDAITRLAQMARAAGIHLIIATQRPSVDVITGVIKANIPSRIAFSVSSQTDSRTILDTGGAEKLLGRGDMLFMPVGASKPTRIQGAFLSDEEVERIVDFCIEQQKAQYQEEMIPEEESEVVQEVDDDLFDEAVQLVLDMQSASVSMLQRRFRIGYTRAARLIDAMEDRGIVGPYEGSKPRQVLMSKAEEEKTS is encoded by the coding sequence ATGGCAAAAAAGAGATCAAAACGTAAGCGCTCCTTAAAAAAAGGAGTGAAATTCGAGCTATTAGGACTGCTCTTTCTTTCCCTTGCTTTATTTTCTAGTGGTTTACATATTATCGGTAGTGGATTTATCCCAATGGTTTTGACGAATATTCTTCGAGCATTGTTTGGGTTTTGGTATATTATTCCTTCCCTTTGTTTATTTGCACTTGGGTTTTATTTAATGATTAAACGACAATGGCCAAAATTTTTTACACATAAGTTAATTGGCTTTTATATTATCTTCACTTCTATCCTTTTATTTACACATGTAGAAGTGTATGACCCACTTATGAATAAGGCTGTGGACCCTTCAATCTTAAAAGCAACTTTCAATCACTTTCAAGGCTATCTTGCCGGTGATGTTGCATATAGCTTTTTAGGTGGGGGATTGTCAGGAGCCTCTCTTTTCGCTTTTACATATTATTTATTTTCACCTGCTGGTGCAAAAATTTTATCTGTATTCGGTGTACTTGTTGGCCTATTATTTTTGACAGATATTTCATTTGGTGATCTTCTGAAAAGTATATTTAAAAAGCTTGAACGTCAGTATGAAGAGATAAAAGCAAAGGTTCAACAATACATTTTGGAACGAAAAACGAAGAAGCTGCTAACCGAGAATGAAGCGTCAGAAGTTGATGAGGAGCCGGAAGTTACGACTCTGACCCTGGACAATGGGGAGGATGATGTCATTGAACCTGAACCTATCATCCAAGACTTCACGGACGTAGCTTACCAAACGCCAGAACAGAAGAATGAATCTAGTAAAAACGAGACAACGATGCAAGATATTGGTGAAGAAACTACAGATGATAAGGAGATTAACAGTGGGTTACCTTTAACAGAAATTGAGAATGAAGACTATCAATTGCCATCTCTCGATCTGTTAACAGAACCTGCATACAACTCCCAACAACAGGAAAAATCACAAATTCAAGCAACTGTACGTAAGTTAGAGCGGACGTTTGAAAGTTTCGGAGTTAAGGCGAAAGTATCTAAAGTCCACGTAGGGCCATCAGTAACAAAGTACGAAGTGCATCCTAGTGCAGGTGTAAAAGTAAGTAAAATTGTGAATTTACATGACGATTTAGCATTAGCCTTAGCGGCAAAAGATTTACGAATAGAAGCACCAATCCCAGGAAAATCGGCAATCGGAATTGAAGTCCCTAACCAGGATATCGCCACGGTATCTTTACGTGAAGTATTGGAATCAGGCTATGTGAAAAAGGATTCAAAATTATTGTTCGGTCTTGGACGTAATATATCAGGTGATGCCGTTACATCTGAACTAAATAAGATGCCTCACCTATTAATTGCCGGTGCTACAGGCAGCGGGAAAAGTGTTTGTGTAAACGGGATTATCACGAGCATTCTAATGAGAGCTAAGCCTCATGAAGTGAAGATGATGATGATTGATCCGAAAAAAGTAGAATTGAATGTTTATAATGGAATTCCCCACTTATTGGCCCCGGTGGTAACAAATCCGAAAAAAGCAGCCCGTGCATTAAAGAAAGTCGTTTCTGAGATGGAGCGTCGCTATGACTTGTTTTCGGATACAGGAACAAGAAATATCGAAGGATATAATGAATACATTAAACGCCATAACAAACAAACAGGTGACACACAACCGTTACTGCCATACGTCGTTGTATTAATAGACGAGCTAGCAGATTTAATGATGGTCGCATCAGGTGATGTGGAGGATGCAATTACGAGACTAGCTCAAATGGCTCGAGCTGCTGGAATACACTTAATTATCGCTACGCAAAGACCATCAGTCGATGTAATTACAGGGGTCATTAAGGCCAACATTCCTTCGAGAATTGCATTTAGTGTCTCTTCACAAACCGATTCGCGTACGATTTTGGATACAGGTGGTGCTGAAAAACTATTAGGTAGAGGGGACATGCTTTTTATGCCAGTAGGAGCATCAAAACCGACGCGTATCCAAGGTGCATTTTTATCTGATGAAGAAGTAGAGCGTATTGTTGATTTTTGTATCGAGCAACAGAAAGCTCAGTATCAAGAAGAAATGATTCCTGAAGAAGAGTCGGAAGTGGTTCAAGAGGTAGATGATGATTTATTTGATGAAGCGGTACAGCTTGTATTAGACATGCAAAGTGCAAGCGTATCTATGTTACAAAGACGGTTTCGTATCGGTTATACTCGAGCCGCACGTCTAATCGATGCTATGGAGGATCGGGGTATTGTCGGACCATACGAAGGTAGTAAACCAAGACAAGTCCTAATGTCAAAAGCAGAAGAAGAAAAAACATCTTAG
- a CDS encoding BMP family lipoprotein: MAMLLSVALILAACGGTTDGEGSGNGNDNNGNDNNGDFSVAMVTDVGGIDDKSFNQSAWEGLTAFGEENGLEQGTHYDYAQSEGAADYKTNLNRLVRQDFNLIYGIGFLLADSIDEVASQNPDTNFAIVDSVVEQDNVASITFSEHQGSFLTGVAAALKTKTNKVGFIGGIDFDLINKFEAGFVAGVKSVNPDIDVEVKYAGAFDDASKGKVIASSMYNNGVDIIYHAAGGTGNGVFSEAKDRKNNNPDADIWVIGVDKDQHEEGSITVNGTEYNVTLTSMLKRVDVAVKDLSERAMNGDFPAGEILSYGLDDNGVGVANTNKEAMSEEILAAVEDWKEKIIHGDVEVPSTHDELDQFLNDL, translated from the coding sequence ATGGCCATGTTGCTGTCTGTTGCACTTATTTTAGCAGCATGTGGCGGCACTACTGACGGTGAAGGAAGCGGCAACGGTAACGACAATAACGGCAATGATAACAATGGCGACTTCAGCGTTGCAATGGTAACCGATGTAGGTGGTATTGATGATAAGTCGTTCAACCAGTCTGCTTGGGAAGGATTAACTGCTTTTGGTGAAGAGAACGGACTAGAACAAGGAACGCATTATGATTATGCTCAATCTGAAGGTGCTGCAGATTATAAAACAAACTTAAATCGACTTGTTCGACAAGATTTTAATCTCATTTATGGAATTGGCTTCCTGTTAGCAGATTCCATTGATGAAGTGGCAAGTCAAAATCCTGATACAAACTTTGCTATCGTTGATTCTGTCGTTGAGCAGGATAACGTGGCAAGCATTACATTTAGCGAACATCAAGGTTCATTCCTAACTGGTGTGGCCGCTGCACTTAAAACAAAGACGAATAAAGTTGGATTTATTGGTGGAATTGATTTCGACTTAATTAATAAATTTGAAGCTGGGTTTGTTGCAGGTGTAAAATCAGTAAATCCAGACATTGATGTAGAAGTAAAGTATGCTGGTGCATTTGATGATGCTTCAAAAGGAAAAGTTATCGCTTCCAGCATGTACAATAACGGTGTTGATATTATTTATCACGCTGCTGGTGGTACAGGTAACGGTGTATTCTCTGAAGCAAAAGACCGTAAAAATAATAATCCAGATGCGGATATTTGGGTTATTGGGGTAGATAAAGACCAGCATGAAGAAGGTTCTATTACTGTTAATGGAACTGAATATAACGTAACATTAACATCCATGCTTAAGCGTGTAGACGTAGCGGTAAAAGACCTTTCAGAAAGAGCTATGAATGGCGACTTTCCTGCTGGTGAAATTCTTTCCTACGGACTCGACGATAACGGTGTAGGTGTAGCTAATACAAACAAAGAAGCAATGAGCGAGGAAATTCTTGCTGCTGTAGAAGATTGGAAAGAAAAAATTATACATGGTGACGTGGAAGTACCAAGTACACATGATGAATTGGATCAGTTCCTAAACGATCTATAA
- a CDS encoding ABC transporter permease yields MPNNTKYMNIIVALVSVFLGLLFGSIIMIINGYNPISGFGALLSGAFGDIYFIGETIRGITPLILSGLAVAFAFRTGLFNIGVEGQVIVGWLASVWVGIAFDLPMILHLPLAIVAAALAGACWGFIPGFLKARLHVHEVIVTIMLNYTALYIANSMIRNVLTDKRDRTERISESASLRNEWLEVYTGYSTIHLGIIIALMMAFIMWFILNRTAQGYELRSVGYNPHASNYAGMSVRRNIILSMVISGAFAGIAGAMEGLGTFQNMFVMSGFTNIGFDGIAVALLGGNTAIGVVLAASLFGALGVGGLNMPRAGIPTELVDIIIALIIFFVASSYIIRWAISQMKKEGK; encoded by the coding sequence ATGCCGAATAATACGAAGTATATGAATATTATTGTCGCACTCGTATCTGTCTTTCTAGGGTTACTGTTCGGAAGTATTATTATGATTATTAACGGGTACAACCCAATATCTGGTTTTGGGGCTTTATTAAGTGGTGCGTTTGGAGATATTTATTTTATTGGGGAAACCATTCGTGGGATTACACCGCTTATTTTATCGGGATTAGCTGTAGCTTTTGCTTTCCGAACTGGACTTTTCAATATTGGAGTAGAAGGACAAGTTATTGTCGGATGGCTAGCATCCGTTTGGGTAGGTATTGCCTTTGATTTGCCAATGATTCTTCACCTGCCGTTGGCAATAGTGGCGGCTGCATTAGCCGGTGCTTGTTGGGGCTTTATCCCTGGTTTTTTAAAAGCCCGCTTGCACGTCCATGAGGTAATCGTAACGATTATGTTAAACTACACAGCTTTATATATAGCGAATTCAATGATACGTAACGTATTAACAGATAAGCGTGATCGAACAGAGCGAATTTCTGAGTCCGCCTCCCTTCGAAATGAGTGGTTAGAAGTATATACAGGCTATTCTACCATCCATTTAGGTATTATTATTGCACTTATGATGGCATTTATCATGTGGTTTATTTTAAATCGTACAGCTCAAGGCTATGAGCTGCGATCTGTCGGATATAATCCACACGCCTCCAATTATGCAGGGATGAGCGTAAGGCGGAACATTATTTTATCGATGGTTATTTCCGGCGCTTTTGCAGGTATTGCTGGGGCAATGGAAGGATTGGGAACATTTCAGAATATGTTTGTTATGTCCGGTTTTACAAATATCGGATTTGACGGAATTGCAGTAGCATTATTAGGCGGAAATACTGCAATTGGTGTAGTCTTAGCCGCTTCTTTATTTGGTGCACTAGGAGTCGGTGGATTAAATATGCCAAGAGCAGGTATTCCAACAGAATTAGTGGATATTATTATTGCCTTGATTATTTTCTTCGTTGCATCAAGCTACATTATTCGATGGGCAATTTCGCAAATGAAAAAGGAGGGGAAATAA
- a CDS encoding YlzJ-like family protein gives MILYTPLSEEDIFPTEETEYEKHQWVSVDNRYVKVMQVEDGSFEILQVLSTNPNDYMNGNLTPGSRISLY, from the coding sequence ATGATTTTATACACCCCGTTAAGTGAAGAAGATATTTTCCCAACAGAGGAGACAGAATATGAAAAGCACCAATGGGTTTCTGTCGACAACCGGTATGTCAAAGTGATGCAAGTAGAAGATGGCTCGTTTGAAATATTGCAAGTGCTTTCGACTAACCCTAATGATTATATGAATGGAAACCTGACACCAGGAAGTCGGATTTCTTTATACTGA
- the dapA gene encoding 4-hydroxy-tetrahydrodipicolinate synthase yields MNFGKVLTAMVTPFDQNNNLDLDKTEQLVNHLIRNGTEGLVIAGTTGESPTLSKDEKVRLFEKVVEVVAGRVPVIAGTGSNNTAASIELSKVAERSGVDGIMLVAPYYNKPNQRGLFEHFKTIANETTLPVMLYNIPGRSVVNMSVDTIVELSTIDNIVAVKESSGNLDAMAEIIERTSNDFHLYSGDDGLTLPVLAIGGTGIVSVASHVIGNEMQQMVAAFTSGDNQKAASLHRELLPIMNGLFMAPSPTPVKHVLNQKGIDVGGVRLPLVPLTDEEVNKLSKLLP; encoded by the coding sequence GTGAATTTTGGTAAAGTGTTAACGGCGATGGTAACCCCGTTCGATCAAAACAACAATCTCGACTTAGACAAAACAGAACAATTAGTAAACCATTTAATCCGAAATGGTACGGAAGGATTAGTAATTGCAGGGACGACTGGAGAATCCCCTACTTTATCGAAAGATGAAAAGGTTCGTTTATTTGAAAAAGTAGTTGAAGTGGTTGCAGGTAGAGTTCCGGTTATTGCAGGAACCGGCAGCAATAATACGGCTGCTTCGATTGAATTATCAAAGGTTGCAGAGCGTAGTGGTGTAGATGGTATTATGCTTGTTGCTCCTTACTACAATAAACCGAATCAAAGAGGGTTATTTGAACATTTTAAAACAATTGCTAATGAAACAACGTTACCAGTTATGCTTTACAACATTCCAGGACGCTCAGTTGTAAACATGTCAGTTGATACGATCGTAGAGTTATCAACAATTGACAATATTGTAGCAGTGAAGGAATCAAGTGGTAATTTAGATGCGATGGCAGAAATCATTGAAAGAACGTCAAATGATTTCCATTTATATAGTGGCGATGATGGATTGACATTACCTGTCTTGGCTATTGGTGGTACAGGAATTGTTTCGGTTGCTTCCCATGTAATTGGAAATGAGATGCAACAAATGGTGGCTGCCTTTACCTCTGGCGATAATCAAAAAGCAGCTTCATTACACAGGGAATTGCTCCCTATTATGAACGGGTTATTTATGGCTCCTTCTCCTACACCAGTAAAACATGTACTAAATCAAAAGGGGATTGACGTAGGTGGAGTGCGTTTACCACTCGTACCTCTTACGGACGAAGAAGTAAATAAGTTATCAAAATTGTTACCTTAA
- a CDS encoding ClpP family protease, whose translation MSKDNDQEQQNPQKDGNPSSLVQKIQQLGQTSVPQNPDSNIHILPIIGQIEGHVQLPPKNKTTKYEHLIPQIIAIEQNPKIEGLIVLLNTVGGDVEAGLAISEMIASLSKPTVSIVLGGGHSIGVPIAVSTNHSFIAETATMTIHPIRLTGLVIGVPQTFEYLDKMQERVINFVKRHSNISEEKFKELMFEKGNLTRDIGTNVVGTDAVKYGLIDEIGGVKEAMEKLDQYIKENKANNGGGQVIQ comes from the coding sequence ATGAGCAAAGATAATGATCAAGAACAACAAAATCCCCAAAAGGATGGAAACCCAAGTTCATTAGTTCAAAAAATTCAACAATTAGGACAAACTTCAGTCCCGCAAAACCCCGATTCAAATATTCATATATTGCCGATTATTGGGCAAATTGAAGGACATGTCCAGTTACCGCCGAAAAATAAAACAACAAAGTATGAACACTTAATTCCGCAAATTATTGCAATTGAACAAAATCCAAAAATTGAAGGTTTAATTGTGTTATTAAACACTGTTGGCGGAGATGTAGAAGCAGGATTAGCTATATCAGAAATGATTGCATCCTTGTCAAAGCCAACTGTTTCAATCGTATTAGGTGGGGGGCATTCCATTGGGGTGCCAATAGCCGTGTCAACAAACCATAGCTTCATTGCTGAAACAGCGACGATGACGATACATCCTATCCGTCTTACTGGTTTGGTCATTGGTGTTCCTCAAACGTTTGAATACTTAGATAAAATGCAAGAACGAGTTATTAATTTTGTGAAACGTCATTCCAACATTAGTGAAGAAAAATTTAAAGAGCTTATGTTTGAAAAAGGTAATTTGACTCGTGATATTGGAACAAACGTAGTCGGAACGGATGCAGTCAAATATGGTCTGATTGACGAAATAGGTGGAGTAAAAGAAGCGATGGAAAAACTCGATCAATACATTAAAGAAAATAAGGCAAATAATGGTGGGGGGCAAGTGATTCAATGA
- a CDS encoding ABC transporter ATP-binding protein: MEYVIEMLNIRKEFPGIVANDDITLQVKKGEIHALLGENGAGKSTLMNVLFGLYQPEKGKIRVKGEDVKITDPNVANDLGIGMVHQHFMLVDTFTVTENIVLGNEPKKGITFDMRKAEEKVRQISEQYGLKVDPKAKIKDISVGMQQRVEILKTLYRGAEILIFDEPTAVLTPQEIRELIDIMGALVREGKSIILITHKLKEIMEIADRCTVIRRGKGIDTLDVADTNPNELASLMVGREVEFKTEKAEAKPKNTTLSIQSLYVKDVRKVDMVKDLHLNIKAGEIVGIAGVDGNGQTELIEAITGLRPVSSGKISLNGKDITNLSPRRVTESGIGHIPQDRHKYGLVLDFPIGENMVLQTYYQKPYSKNGILNYKEIYRKARRLIKEYDVRTPNEYTLARSLSGGNQQKAIIGREVDREPDLLIAAQPTRGLDVGAIEFIHKKLIEERDNERAVLLLSFELDEIMNVSDRIAVMYEGKIVAIVKPNETSEEELGLLMAGSKRQREGETNAE; encoded by the coding sequence GTGGAATATGTTATTGAAATGTTAAACATACGCAAGGAATTTCCAGGGATTGTTGCTAATGACGATATAACGTTGCAAGTGAAAAAAGGAGAAATTCATGCGTTATTAGGTGAAAACGGCGCCGGAAAATCAACTTTAATGAATGTTTTGTTCGGTCTTTACCAGCCTGAGAAAGGGAAAATTCGTGTTAAAGGTGAAGATGTGAAAATAACCGATCCTAACGTGGCTAACGATCTCGGAATTGGTATGGTACACCAACATTTTATGTTAGTTGATACTTTTACTGTTACTGAAAATATCGTTTTAGGTAACGAGCCGAAAAAAGGTATTACATTTGATATGCGGAAGGCGGAAGAAAAGGTACGCCAAATTTCCGAACAATATGGACTGAAAGTTGATCCTAAGGCAAAGATTAAAGATATTTCGGTAGGCATGCAACAACGTGTTGAAATATTAAAAACGTTATACCGCGGTGCTGAAATTTTAATCTTTGATGAGCCTACAGCTGTACTAACTCCACAGGAAATCCGAGAGTTGATAGATATTATGGGAGCGTTAGTTCGGGAAGGGAAATCCATTATTCTCATAACCCATAAGTTAAAAGAGATTATGGAAATTGCAGACCGATGTACGGTTATCCGTCGCGGTAAAGGTATTGATACGTTAGACGTAGCGGATACGAACCCAAATGAGCTTGCGTCATTAATGGTTGGACGGGAAGTTGAATTTAAAACGGAAAAAGCTGAGGCAAAACCTAAAAATACTACTCTTTCTATACAAAGCTTATACGTTAAAGACGTTCGAAAAGTGGACATGGTGAAGGATTTACACTTAAATATTAAAGCCGGGGAGATTGTAGGTATTGCTGGAGTCGATGGGAATGGACAAACCGAACTGATTGAAGCGATTACTGGATTACGACCAGTTAGTTCTGGAAAAATTAGCTTAAACGGAAAAGATATTACAAATTTATCACCTAGACGTGTTACGGAATCGGGGATCGGACACATTCCTCAGGACCGTCACAAGTATGGTCTTGTACTCGACTTTCCAATTGGTGAAAATATGGTTCTACAAACATATTATCAAAAGCCGTATTCAAAAAATGGCATCTTAAATTATAAAGAGATTTATCGTAAGGCGCGTAGACTTATTAAAGAATATGATGTTCGAACACCTAATGAATACACATTAGCTCGCTCCTTGTCAGGAGGAAACCAGCAAAAAGCCATTATCGGTCGTGAGGTGGACCGTGAGCCAGATTTATTAATCGCTGCTCAACCGACACGAGGGCTAGATGTTGGTGCAATTGAGTTTATTCATAAAAAACTTATTGAAGAACGAGATAATGAAAGGGCAGTATTACTACTTTCTTTTGAATTAGATGAGATCATGAATGTAAGTGATCGTATTGCGGTGATGTATGAAGGGAAAATTGTCGCAATAGTGAAGCCGAACGAAACATCAGAAGAAGAGTTAGGATTATTAATGGCAGGAAGTAAAAGACAGAGAGAAGGTGAAACAAATGCCGAATAA